One genomic window of Daphnia pulex isolate KAP4 chromosome 10, ASM2113471v1 includes the following:
- the LOC124206142 gene encoding thrombospondin type-1 domain-containing protein 7A-like isoform X3, translated as MSQDHLVTSLLLLLGLTCWIVTGRPDVGIHTQGEWHTTSWESCEPEKVFQAVNDSASRIITPTVGLQRRTLTCISANASVLPPSWCGDTSQPQPQQHRRCIVAQPCRVADWSPWETLQQGCRGDDDQVIPEIRSRQRRIIEAPLVPTRIRTADSSRWQSESECPPWEEKLFIDRPSQLPLCNQRYKWQPSPWSACRANSPISPAIRVDTGPNAALTSANPPLTSSSSSQICGGGIQMRGLTCLRLSDSRPVNSRLCRALTLLPTVQHCEIPCDSDCQVSEWSPWSSCMAAACVGNINPPGLSPSPSVSHLANEGATGTADKEDEGTNQNTDTLYYRLEAGKTDDKVASGYQFRHRRILSNASADGTECPALSQLRRCHTDWGDACSRWEVQPLLDTCHLADNATCGLGYHELVFRCRRYDGVTVDDDECSNNTLAPLEQVACTVQCSSDCILSPWSEWTPCIHQGRRRRTRYVVGLPQPDSQPCPNQLMEEQVCSVEQQMEQLRWPVFGWWPLPWGPCQMIDATSSSCGAGTHTREVRCTRDDGQHVDDAHCALLSRPESVHVCNVPCPEEYRLSDWSEWSECSDQSQDDAIQSRIRVVLQQPANAASPSLSSSFTWPPLVEKRSCYDWLVQQERIGWQVSSWSPCYLAANAKCGTGISIRSVHCHDGNNVTIDPSVCLAKLMDEYRQLETYRECSVPCRRDGDLKACRHQDLIETRSLCPRNCIGTRSTSGSNGGECDDGDDDKKLTEDCPCERVTLELEDWSTCLIEEDHARSCGRGKQYRRRKCIVTANGQLAPLHWCNEEDFETRSCDVPCPVDCQLSAWGSWTNCNSTCGPGVQQRHRKIETEAANGGRPCGSMEETQACNLHSCDAYRWRTSDWTPCHLASDERCGSGLQTRYVRCVNVLEDMVVGDAICDVANKPAAEQSCQIACPGHCVISSWSSWSPCQHCRGERRRERSIIRNPIYNHTCPPLEEMESCSNPASGGCFGYDWQVSEWSSCQPLGGSNCGEGVRTRIASCVRSDGYITEPNNCDSHTRPGLTEMWCHVECPIDCQVSSWSAWDDSECAPCGHHSGLRSRHREIQMINNQFGRSCPTTIRQQLPCPYQPCYEWRPSNWSDCFLQGAQCGTGVRRQLSECILEETGKRVDPEFCRLGRRPPPSHMSECKVLCTFEKLVKVSVEDTATKDSVSSIFPSSIDDDISVLYYPNDGEFNIWMVAMVAIGSLFLVFVGVTIFLICSSREESSGCKRNVSMAGPPSEFRTRVHRVSNAGSH; from the exons ATGTCGCAGGATCATCTCGTTACCTCTCTGTTGCTGCTTCTAGGGCTGACATGCTGGATCGTAACGGGTCGGCCGGACGTTGGAATTCACACTCAAG GCGAATGGCACACGACGTCGTGGGAGTCTTGTGAGCCGGAGAAAGTTTTCCAAGCGGTGAACGACAGCGCCAGTCGGATCATCACGCCGACCGTTGGTCTTCAACGACGAACGCTGACCTGCATTTCGGCCAACGCTTCCGTCCTTCCGCCCAG TTGGTGCGGAGATACGAGCCAgccgcagccgcagcagcaccGGCGCTGCATTGTAGCGCAACCTTGCCGAGTGGCTGATTGGTCTCCGTGGGAAACACTGCAGCAGGGCTGCCGAGGAGACGACGACCAG GTAATACCGGAAATTCGGAGTCGTCAGAGACGAATCATTGAAGCACCACTCGTCCCGACAAGGATCCGCACGGCGGACTCGAGTCGGTGGCAGTCGGAGAGCGAGTGCCCTCCGTGGGAGGAGAAGCTTTTTATCGACCGACCCTCACAATTGCCTCTTTGCAATCAAAG GTACAAGTGGCAGCCGTCACCTTGGAGTGCGTGTCGAGCCAATTCTCCCATCTCGCCCGCCATCCGTGTGGACACAGGCCCAAATGCAGCCTTAACCTCAGCTAACCCTCCGCTGACATCTTCGTCGTCATCTCAAATCTGCGGCGGTGGCATCCAGATGCGTGGTCTGACTTGTCTCCGTTTGAGCGACTCTCGGCCCGTCAACTCTCGACTCTGCCGGGCACTCACTCTCCTACCCACCGTTCAACA CTGCGAGATCCCATGCGATTCTGATTGCCAAGTGAGCGAATGGTCGCCCTGGTCGTCGTGCATGGCGGCCGCTTGTGTCGGAAACATCAACCCACCTGGTCTTTCGCCATCGCCATCAGTCAGCCACTTGGCGAACGAAGGAGCGACTGGAACAGCGGACAAAGAAGACGAAGGAACAAACCAAAACACAGACACACTCTACTATCGTTTAG AAGCTGGCAAGACGGATGACAAAGTAGCGAGCGGATACCAGTTTCGTCACCGACGCATCCTGTCCAACGCCAGCGCCGACGGAACTGAATGCCCGGCGCTGAGCCAGCTTCGACGCTGTCACACCGACTGGGGCGATGCTTGTTCCCGCTGGGAGGTTCAGCCGCTTCTGGACACCTGCCATCTGGCCGACAACGCCACCTGCGGACTCGGCTACCACGAGCTCGTCTTTCGATGTCGTCGATACGACGGG GTGACGGTGGATGACGACGAGTGTTCAAACAATACACTGGCGCCATTGGAGCAAGTCGCCTGCACGGTCCAGTGCTCGTCCGACTGTATTCTGTCGCCCTGGTCCGAGTGGACGCCGTGCATTCATCAGGGACGCAGACGGAGAACTCGCTACGTGGTCGGGCTCCCGCAGCCGGACAGCCAACCTTGTCCGAATCAGCTGATGGAGGAGCAAGTCTGCTCGGTCGAGCAGCAAATGGAACAACTCCGCTGGCCCGTTTTCGGTTGGTGGCCCCTGCCGTGGGGTCCGTGCCAAATGATTGACGCCACATCGTCGTCATGCGGAGCTGGAACGCACACACGCGAAGTCCGCTGCACCAGAGACGACGGacagcacgtcgacgacgccCATTGCGCTCTTCTGAGTCGCCCTGAGAGCGTCCACGTTTGCAATGTGCCGTGCCCGGAAGAGTATCGCTTGTCGGACTGGTCCGAGTGGTCCGAATGCTCCGATCAATCTCAAGATGACGCCATTCAATCGCGAATCCGGGTGGTTCTGCAGCAGCCGGCCAATGCGGCCTCGCCCAGCTTATCGTCGTCGTTCACTTGGCCGCCGCTGGTTGAGAAACGCTCCTGCTACGATTGGCTGGTCCAGCAGGAGCGCATCGGCTGGCAAGTCTCTTCGTGGTCGCCTTGCTACCTGGCAGCCAATGCCAAATGCGGGACTGGAATATCCATTCGAA GTGTCCACTGTCACGACGGTAACAATGTCACCATAGACCCGTCCGTCTGTCTAGCCAAGTTAATGGATGAATATCGCCAGTTGGAGACGTATCGCGAATGCTCCGTTCCTTGTCGACGAGATGGCGATTTGAAAGCGTGCCGACATCAGGATCTTATAGAAACGAGATCACTTTGTCCTCGTAATTGCATCGGAACTCGCAGCACCTCTG GGAGTAACGGTGGCGAGTGCGACGACGGTGATGACGACAAAAAATTGACGGAAGATTGTCCCTGTGAGAGAGTCACTCTAGAGCTGGAGGATTGGTCTACCTGCCTGATAGAAGAGGATCACGCGCGTAGTTGCGGACGCGGTAAACAGTACCGCCGACGGAAGTGCATCGTCACAGCCAACGGCCAATTAGCACCGCTCCA CTGGTGTAATGAAGAAGATTTCGAAACGAGAAGCTGCGACGTTCCTTGCCCAGTCGACTGCCAATTATCTGCTTGGGGTTCATGGACGAATTGCAATTCGACTTGCGGCCCGGGCGTCCAACAGCGTCACAGGAAG ATTGAAACCGAAGCCGCCAACGGCGGCAGACCTTGCGGATCGATGGAAGAGACTCAAGCGTGCAACCTTCATTCGTGCGACGCTTATCGGTGGCGAACTTCCGACTGGACCCCTTGTCACTTGGCGTCGGACGAGCGATGCGGCAGCGGCCTCCAAACGCGATACGTCAG GTGCGTCAATGTCTTGGAAGACATGGTGGTGGGAGATGCGATTTGCGACGTGGCCAACAAGCCTGCGGCCGAACAATCTTGCCAGATCGCTTGTCCTGGCCACTGCGTCATCAGCTCCTGGTCGTCTTGGTCACCATGCCAACAC TGTCGTGGGGAGAGAAGACGTGAGCGCTCCATCATCAGGAATCCCATTTACAATCACACATGCCCGCCATTGGAGGAGATGGAATCCTGTTCCAATCCGGCTAGCGGCGGTTGCTTTGGTTACGATTGGCAGGTGTCAGAATGGAGTTCTTGTCAACCGCTGGGCGGATCTAATTGTGGCGAAGGCGTCCGCACTCGAATCGCCTCATGCGTCAGATCTGACGGATACATCACTGAGCCTAA CAATTGCGATTCCCACACCAGACCGGGCTTGACTGAGATGTGGTGCCACGTCGAGTGCCCAATCGATTGCCAAGTCTCTTCGTGGTCGGCATGGGATGATTCCGAATGCGCTCCGTGTGGTCACCATTCAG GTTTGCGTTCACGCCACCGCGAGATTCAAATGATCAACAATCAGTTTGGTCGCAGCTGCCCGACCACCATACGCCAACAGCTCCCGTGCCCGTACCAGCCTTGCTACGAATGGCGGCCATCAAACTGGTCTGATTGCTTCCTACAG GGGGCACAATGTGGAACAGGAGTCCGCCGTCAGTTGTCTGAATGCATTCTGGAAGAGACGGGAAAACGAGTTGATCCCGAATTCTGCCGACTCGGTCGTCGACCGCCTCCCTCTCACATGTCCGAATGTAAAGTTCTCTGCACTTTCG AGAAACTGGTTAAAGTGTCAGTCGAAGACACGGCCACCAAGGACAGCGTGAGCAGCATCTTCCCCTCGTCTATTGATGATGACATCAGCGTCCTCTACTATCCAA ACGATGGTGAATTCAACATTTGGATGGTGGCCATGGTCGCCATTGG GTCTTTGTTCCTCGTTTTCGTTGGAGTAACCATTTTTCTTATCTG TTCTTCGCGAGAGGAATCAAGCGGCTGTAAGCGCAACGTGTCCATGGCGGGACCGCCAAGTGAATTTCGCACCAGAGTCCATCGTGTTAGCAATGCTGGATCTCATTAA